cGTATAACTAATTACTGAGTTTCAttccggttattctcggtagaatctacttttcgaaccggtggtagcttcacttaattgttaaatgacaattcaaaattgcgtgtaaaagcctacatgaataaagtttatttcgattggCTTAGATTGATATAATTGGTTGTTTTTGttgattgatattatatattttgtttttgttgaataCAGTTATGCTaactgtatatttaataatatgcggttaaaataataattaaataataagttaaaataatatatataataaattacaaacaaacgCTTTCATCACTGTatagaacataattatttaattgtatgctGATATTCTATTTACTCAAAGCAATTAAGCTGTTAAATGCAGGCTGCACACTTCACAGTTAGAATACAGTATTGACACAATATGGTATTGTAGCATTAGACAATAAGTTGACATTTACTAcaactaacgccatctatttaattaataagaaactAAGCTTGCAACTGTAGCGTCATCTATTGGCGAATagcaaagttaattaataactaGTCAAATTTACGTTTACGGAATTATCGTGTATTTATTGAAACGAATAACCAAAATTGATACTATAAACTGCACTATTATAATCATACAAGTAATTCTATAGCAGTAAACCTTTAGGCTAATCAGAAATATATGAAAGTGTTTACCacaactaaacaaaaataaaccaattcaaatgaaatcaatcacacaataaagaaatataaaagtagatctggtattaattaagaaacattATCAAGGAAGTGAGCTTGCAGACGATATCTAAAGGTTTTTCTAAGTTTAACAGCACTAACAattaataacgttttattttatgttcttcTTATTTTGGGATAATTAGGAGGTATTAAGTCTATCTTacataataaagaattataatttgaaattagaacgattagtttttaatgtgagtaaaattattattactactattGTTCTAAGTATTAAGTGATGTCACAAATAACCTTACCTTCATTCTACTGTCGTTCTCGATGACCACGCCGTCTTTATCCCTCCATACGACCACGGGTCGAGGGTGCCCTTTGACCCTGCACGGTAGCACTATATTGCTGCCTATCGTGTCTACGAAAACTTTATACGATACGAGGATTCTCGGCGATAAGGGAACAAGCTTGGAACGCTCCGTTATTTCTGTGCTGCCATCTAGTGGagaaaaacataaacataactttaacttattaattattatactttattgttaacgtaataatttaaataagagtaTTATTAGAAGTTGTTTGAATGAACCAGTGTACGTTCTTAAGTTGtaaggtttttatgtaaattgttttctttgccaacattttattaaattaactgtgtttgtaatataatctctggtatatttaaaataatattaagtattttatttaaaatcgtaatatgaacatttttttatttaatttaactcgtCTTGTTATCATTAAGTATCCGAAAGAGTGTAATAGAACCGCCGTACGCAAAAATACTTATGCTAATCTAAAGCAACTGaactaaaagtatatattagaAGCTTCAATATAGATAAAACTAACttggataataataatacttcttaAAACACCTAAACATGGGTGAAATAATGCCAATTCAATTCTCATAAAAGcctttataaaagtttttataggcttttttatgatttttatagtTATTCCCTTGTTATGCGTGTTACTATTATTTTCACACAGGCGATAATGTGGTCATCAATTTTTATAGCTACATTAGTAATTTAGTTAACTTACTTTGTGTTTTATTGAGTTAtgcagttttatatttatatatttatcttattacttTAATGCAATTGGATTAACCTATGCTATAgcaaatttatgtatttgttaaacttaaaatactttttcgAAAGAATAAAGAGTAGAATTtgagagtatttttttttttaattgaaactagAATTTATAATCTTCTTACATTTTCACTATCATCCGGTAATCATAACCTTTTAATCCTACCTCTTAGACAGTTCAACAATACTATAACCGAACTacaaataagttattttgttatcaCAGATATTCCAGGTATTTAATTGAACGTAACATTGGTACaggactaaaatattttttcgtcatTAGCGCAACCTATGCTTACGTCACCCAATAAGTAAAGGCTGTTGTCTATGCTCATCCTTCATCATGTTAAtgctaataaaatgaaaattctgattttcataataaCCTGTTTCTCGATGCGAAGATCTTTGAAAACCCCGCATCATTATACCACTATCGTTTATATAGAATTAGCTACTTTACCCGTAGTTACACTAATACAATAAGATATATAAACaacttataataaacaaaaaaaatctttgatattTTACTTGACtcgaaaaaattgaaattttggCTTTTTGCTAGTCTAATATGCATGTGTTAGACATGTAACCCTTTATTAAGAACGGGTTTATTGATGAAcatcgcattaaaatccgttgcgtagatcaAAATATCTACGCGTAATATTAAGGCGGGAAGTGACTTCATTTTATACTACGtagattgtaataataaatggcTATGactatctttattattaatattacaaatgtgaaagtaactctgtctgtctgtcgctctttcacaaccaaaccaatccgaatatcatgaaatttggtaagaagcaaactttttttttataatataaataataaatatgagacaacatcacatatattactctgatcgcaatgtaagtagctgaagcacttgtgttatggaaatcagaagtaacaacggtaccacaaacacccagacccaagacaacatagaaaactaatggtaatctacatcgactcggccgagaatcgaacccgggatcggagtggcgtacccatgaaaaccggtgtacacaccactcgaccatggaggtcgcctaaaatttgaactccatgaaaggacataggctacttctttcctaacacatgacaaccaacacactaaAAAGTAGCGAAACCCCAGGCGACTATTAGTGATTTTACATATTTCAGTAACCAACAAATTCGACATTTTATATCTACGACGCGTCTACcgtctaatttttttataacattttttttaagattacaaatttaatatcttatctgtatagtaaaaaaaaaaatgacacgTGCATACAAAATAGTTGTCGGTTGTATTAATCATTGCTAAACATGTGTTAACTTTTTTCCTTATCAGTTGTAAAGTTTCGAATGACTCATTTTAACGCCTTAATATTAAGCGTCTAATgcttagataataattataacagacATTCTGTGCTTATACATATTAAGTGttgctattttaataaattaattatatacacacGTTTACTTTTTCGGAGCtttcgttttatatataaaaatgatatcgttatatatagcaataaatatttaaattgtactgGTAATATTCAGATTAAAGCATTATATATATTGCCATCCTAATTACAAAAGACAAATTTTGACTCCTGATTCCTGCGAGTTACAGAAAACACAGACGTAGCGTATACAGCTGAGAATTTAAGTCATGGATCGTTCATTTGGTCCACTGAAATTTGGAGAGGAGTATACACTGCTTGTTGTGGCTGAGCTGGTGTACAATATATTTGTCATTGGTACACTCACCATTGCTTGCAGTTATAACGGATGTGCTTTTAGATATTAGATATCGCTGAAAATattgagatggcacagtggttagaacgcgtgcatcttaaccgatgattgagggttcaaacccaggcaagcaccgctgattcatttgcttaatttgtcttgagcacgagatgaattatattcatctcgtgctcagcggtgaaggaagacatcgtgaggaaacctgcatgagacaaatttccttgaagttctgccacatgtgtattccaccaacccgcattggaacagcgtggtggaatatgttccaaaccttctcctcaaagggagatgaggccttttgatgatgatgatgatgagggaatttacaggctgttgttgttgttgttgttgttgttgttgtatattgaaGGCTTATCTTAAGTTGTGCGTGTCGTAAACGCAGACaagataatagtaaaataagcttttatatcaagtatttaagaaatttaCATGCCAATGCGCCAATATTGGGTCCATTGTCTTACCAACCAAATCGGAACATGTTTGGCGGTATGATGAGTGTACCAATGTTTGTCCAAACGTTGGTGATGGTTATTGCCTTACCTGTGCTGTATACAATTGTGGACGCTCGAGCTGTTCGCATTCCAGAGACAATGAGACACGAGTACTCCGCCGGCGTGTCGGACCGAGTTATCAGCAACGTGGAAGCGACCCTCGCTACGGACGTGGGATTCGTATCCATTATCTCATTCGATTCTTTATCGTACTGAAAAAGAAATATacgtttgaaatttataatttgaactagctgtgcccgttatcacacgtttgaatttaacaaattaaaaaaatatattgtagcctaatttactctatattatatcagttatctgccagttaaattcctatcaaaatcggtccagccgttccagagattagccgcaacaaacagacagaaagacaaaaattgtaaaaaaatgttattttggtatatgtaccgtgtataaatacatatacattcagtaaaaaagggttattttagtattacaaacagacactccaattttattatatgtatagattaacaATCGAAAATCAATGTATATTGTTGCTTGGGAGTTTAAACTCAGTAAAGCGACACAGAGCCTGCCTAAAGGAAAGCATAGGGATGGTGtgcaattaatatatacttaatattataaatgtgaaagtaaatctgtttgtttgtctttcacgaccaaaccgctgaaccgaatttgatgaaatttgttgtgaagcaaactttaactccaagaaaggacataggctacttgacCAACATTTGATAATCAACTCATagaacgcgagcgaaaccgccgttgttgtatattttttttaaatatatgcgcAAACGCTTGACTGTTATCACATCTGATATAACGTGATACAGCCTAAGGAGGAGTGTAAGAGTTAGAGCGTTTAAGATGCTTTTCACTCTACAAGTGAAGGTACCCTTATTGGATGTGttacaaaaattgtttataatatagtcCACACCAGTAATACTGTACGGTAGCTAACAGTAGTTGTAGTTGTGTATGTAGCTGatgattgtttttattgaaatgtaagCAGACTCGCTAATgaaacctgatggtaagtggttatccttacaacgccaatgtgttttcgggaactaagatgttatgtcccttgtgcctgtcatTACAACGCCTTCTCACCTTATTGGTTGTAGAATATGTGTTATGTTGGTGATATCTACCCAAATgggtttgtataaatatagttacttattatatattttacaaagagtcgagatggcccagtggttagaacgcgtgcaacttaaccgatgactgcgggttcaaacccaggcaagcaccgctgattcatgtgctaaatttgtctttataattcatctcgtgctcagcggtgaaggaaaacatcgtaaggaaacctgcatgtgacaaattttatagaaattctgccatatgtgtattccaccaaaccgcattggaacagcgtggtggaatatgttgcaaaccttttcctcaaagggagaggcctttagcccagtagtgggaatttacaggctgttgttgttgattatatAGTTACCTCATAAATAGGTGCGTCGTTTCTAAACCAGTGTACCGCGGGCGCTGGAGCCGCGATCGCTTCGCAGGTCAGCTCGAGCGTGGTGCCGGGTCTGTGTACGCTGTGGGGTCCGGGCCTCTTCGTAATCGTTATGAAGCGTTTCGATTGGGGCGTCTGTACTACTGGAGATAACGAAATCAAGTCAATACAAGTCCATACGTTTACAATAACCCAACGATTGAAGTAAACGTATTCgctttttttttagtatgtCAGACGATCATGAGCAAAGATGGCCCAATAGTTAGAATGCCCTAATGCCCgaatcttaaacgatgattgcggtttcaaacccttcaagcaccactatatgtatgtgcttaatatgtttacaattcatctcgtgctcaatggtgaaggaaaacatcgtgaggaaacctgcacgtgtctaatttcatcgaaattctatcacatgtgcattccacccaccggcattggaacaagccctccccttaatggaagaggaggtcttagcccagcagtgggaaatttacaggctgtttctagACGATCATACTTGGCGATTGGTATTTGGTGACATTTATCGATAGAAACTACTAATTATACCATCAATGTATCGTcaagatgtttattttaatttatgatggAGATgttcttgtgcctgtaattacactggcccactattaaaaaatacattaaattagtAATCCACTCAGTCAtactaagtataatataaaataatctattattagGCGAAATATCAAAATCTCTTCAATAATTTAAGTCCAGGTGTACCAGTGGAGAAAACTCTTGGATCATAATTTAAGTACGTGTGTTCAGTTCTAGTTGATTTATTCATGTGTAAATTTTTAgcttattattcatctcgttcataacgatgaaggaaaatatgcTTGGAAAAATGCATCCGTCAGATATTGTTACTGTGATAGGTCTCCTCACAAAACCGcacattgatatttatattataaatcttagaTCTTAATATAATGAACAATGTTCCGTATCACATATGTTATTTATCGAGTAATACTCGATAATTCAAAGACGATTACCATTTTTACGGATGTAGTAACTATACCCAAAATTTGTAGTGATCTTCTCGATAAAAAATTTCACTGAAACTGGTTGAATTGATGAAAatgataagaaaattattatatgtgtaacaGATCAACGCACATCACTCGACCTTAGTGTTGTGCTTAACCCCGAAACCCGAGATTCTGGGTTCAAATCccaatatataaaaagtgtttGTGGAATTTTGACGGAAAATTTTTCGTCTAAAAGTTTGATTTGCTTGCTTATATATGGTTTTAATCTCATCATATAATGACAATTAGGGAGAAAAGAGTGTCGTCGATTATGTGCATATATTACTGGACAATACCTTTTCAGGTTAATGTGTATCGAGTATATTGACTAGGAGAAATTCAACAGTTGATGCTTACCACTTTTGTCAATGTGATTTTCAATTTCTAGTAACTTCATGTGTCTGTTTACATTCGCTGCTCTCCCACAGCCCACCAGGACAACCGCGATTATGTATATAAGATACATTATGTATAATGAGATTCTGGGTCTTATCTGGAACAAACGGATTAACATATAGTGTAAAGAAAATCGATGGCTTAGACGATTACTTAGCGTATATATGCTAAAGGTGATGGGTTCAAATCTGAGTCATTTCATTTTCGCATTATctgtgtttgtaatttaaattgtgtatgaaggcatcgtgagaaaacctacacATTCATTTCATAGAACAGAGTCGTGGTATAATCTATTCTAACTCTTCTCAGAAGGCTCAGAATACTTAGCTTAATGGAAGATTTGTTTTTGGCTTTAATTAAGGTACgtttttatgttgaaataagCTTTTAAGGGTATTGCCGATGCCTAGAAAGCCTCGTGCGAGAGAACACCGGAATACCGCCTACCACATAAAATAGTGGTTGGTACCTTAAAGGGGCATCACGGGATCACTtgcgcatgctaccgtgacgacgTCTAACAGAACTGacgatgtgtgtgtgtgtgtataattcaaAAAATTGACTCTTTCAACTGTTATGCAGACtacatataaaatcatatttaaataaaaatataaaaaatataagtaatttacgTAGGCTCTATAActtgttagtatttttaaacgtatatTAAACGTAAATTTACCTTTAGATAATGCAGATTCTAAAGACAACAATCTATTATCTATGTttcaataatcaaattatatgcattaattattaatacaattattataaatgtgagagtcactttgtttctttttaaatcatTGAATCGTATTCATCAAATACGATTCAATTACTTATGTAACAAGCTTCAACTGATAGGCTTTTTATCTCAAACTTATGACTCCTTTAATACACGGACGAAGTCGCGCTCGAAAACtagtattgaatataaaatgtaatgtaatgtattgaatataaacaaaatgtatcTTTTATAAGGAAGAATTGATATAAgaacaactattatattatcttatatacaaATGACTAtggctattaaaatatttacataagctttctttatatatattacttatgaacaaatatatgtatattcaaaaatagGGCCAGAATACAAAAAATtacgtaaattttataataatttataacaatcgtCCAAGTTTAAGAAAAACTGTTTCAGAAATGCtgaaattactattataaactGATTAAAGTGTTTTATTAAGCAGAAAACAATACTCTACACAAATATGTTTGTAGTAACTGTCTAAAGTTTTGTATTCTCCTTAAAGTAGTGAACTCAATGTGGAGCTAAAAGATACCACCGGCTTCGAATTTAGGTACAGCAGATCTGTACATATTCTATCTAGTACACCATTGGGGATTTGAAAAAACCATACTATGAAATTAGCAGAGTATGTTAATTTTTTCAGTTACTGTTTaaaacacattatttaaaaagattcgatttttgaaattcaaaaaaaataaattttatatatgacaaattttaaattaaaaatatatttataatttcgcaTTCGCGATACAtccataaaacattatatatttttgttttttattttaccattcACTAATGTCATttcaattaattgaaaaaaaaacaatatttccaAATAGTTTAAATACTACAAAATATCATTCAAATGAATCACTatgaaagaattatttaaaaaaaagcaagggCCCTTTTTTTAGTTTACACAAAATGAGAttcttatcttttatttatgacacAGATAATGGTTTCTATTACATTTCAAGGGACAAGAAATATATGACATTTGTTGCATCATTTGTTACGGTACTATGATTTTgtctagtatttttaaatagttttaattcattaattccGTAATTGAAAAcatgcttatttattttgacatttgacataacataaaaataaaaaaaaaataataaataaatacctttgtATTGTTATCTgagtttaaacaaaaaaaaatcactcgcgataaaaaaaaacctatccACAAAATCTACTTTCACAGACACtgaacacaatttaaaaaaataaaaataatttgtgacgtaccgaaaaaaaataacgaataaatttttttaacggACAACTCTGAATTCTGAacaattaaaaatcgaacactTTTTGAAAATAGGCGCGTGCGTGCAAGAGCATTGGCCGGACTAAACGCTGGCACATGATTGGCGGTATATATATAGGCGGCTGGACTTCTTGAATTCCAAATTGAAAAATGCACGCACACATTCATATTGGAAACTTAAACACTAATTCCTGATGTCTTGGTCGAGGAAAGGGGGGCGCTTAGGGAATTTTATTACGGTATATTACTTAGGCAAGTTGCCTTTAAATATGTATCATTTTAGAAACTTTTATATATCTGCCAATGCTCtgccaattataataata
This DNA window, taken from Vanessa cardui chromosome 26, ilVanCard2.1, whole genome shotgun sequence, encodes the following:
- the LOC124540783 gene encoding neural/ectodermal development factor IMP-L2-like; its protein translation is MYLIYIIAVVLVGCGRAANVNRHMKLLEIENHIDKSVVQTPQSKRFITITKRPGPHSVHRPGTTLELTCEAIAAPAPAVHWFRNDAPIYEYDKESNEIMDTNPTSVARVASTLLITRSDTPAEYSCLIVSGMRTARASTIVYSTDGSTEITERSKLVPLSPRILVSYKVFVDTIGSNIVLPCRVKGHPRPVVVWRDKDGVVIENDSRMKVLRSGELVITSLLWSDMGEFTCRASNLFGSTQIKTFVYPARPNETDG